TGAATACAGCGGATTGATGGCGCAGGCGTGGGATCTGCTGCGCGGCGATACCTCCACATGGCCCGACCGCTTCTTCTTCCTTGAGCTGATCCAGCAATCAGGCCAGCCGGTGCTCGATGTCGGCTGCGGCACCGGGCGGCTGCTGCTGGATTACCTGGCGCAGGGCATCGACGTGGACGGCATGGACAACTCGCCTGAGATGCTGGCGCTGTGCAGGCAAAAAGCGGAGCGGCTCGGCCTCGCGCCCCGGCTGCACGAGCAGACGATGGAGTCGCTGGCGCTGCCGCGCACCTACCGCACGATCCTGGTTCCGTCCAGCTCGCTGCAACTGCTGCTCGACCCGGCGCTGGTCGCGCAGGCCATGCAGCGCTTTTTCGCCCACCTGGAGCCGGGCGGGATACTGACCGCGCCGTTCATGACGCTGTGGAGCGCGGGCGAGCCGCTGGAAGGGGAGTGGGAGAAGTCGGCGGTGCGACCGGAGGACGGCGCGACGATCCGGCGGGTGGCTCGCGCGCGCTTCGATCCGGCGACCGAGTGCGAGGATACCGAGGATCTCTACCAGGTGCTTGTGGATGGGACGATCGTGGCGCAGGAGCAGCACCACCGCGCGCCCGCGACGCGCTCCTACACGCAGGCGCAGGCACGTACCCTTTTCGAGCGAGCCGGGTTTGTGGATGTCCGGCTCTACCACGAGTTTAGCTTCGAGCCAGTCATGCCACAAGATCGGCTGTTTACCGTGGTCGGGCGTCGGCCATCAGATGATTGAATCATTTCCCTGGGACGGTTCTAAGTTTCAAGTTTCAAGTTTCAAGTTCCAAGTTCCAAGTTCCAAGACTGTTCTTTGTTCCTTTGTTCTTTTGTTCCTTTGTTCTCGTCCCTTTGTTCTTTGTTCTCCGCAGGAGCAGTATGAAACATCACAGGTCAACCCCGGTTGATAATGCGTTCTGGGACCCGCTCGAAGAGCTGAGCAAGGTCCAGTTGCATGCGCTTGCCGACTGGCTGCTGCTCCAAGATCCCGCTGCGATCGAGCGCTGCGTCGCTTTTCTTGAGGCCGAGACGTACGGCTGCTGGCATGGCCGCGCACGGGCGTTGATCGCACGTCGCCTGAAGCATTGTGCGCTTAGCCAGGAGCAGCAGGCGCGCGCGATCGACGCGATCCTCAAGCGACTCGTCAGCGGGCGATTCTCCGAGCAGTTCAAAGATCAGCTCCGCCTGGTGCTGCACCTCGACGCCGAGCGCGCCTTCGCCGTGGCGCGAGGCTGCGAGCAGGATTCCAGGGAGTACGTTCGGCGCTACGCGGCCTGGATTCTCGCGCATCGCGCTTGAGCCGATTGCCCCTGTATCGCGGCGCGTGCATCAGCGGCTCGTCACGTCGGCATCAGCCACCGCCTCGTTCAGGCGATTCTCGCGCTATGGCAGAGTATGGTACCATACCGCCCGAACACGTTAGCGAAAGGGGTAGCAGGCCATCAGGGAGCGGCGCGTTGCGCTCTGGGGTGCCTGGTATGCTATGCAGCTCAAAGACTATGTGAATATTATCCGCAGACAATGGTGGATCATCGCCCTGGTCGCCGTTGCTGGCGTCGTCTCGGCCTACGGATTTTCAAAGCTTCAAACGCCCATGTATCGCTCGCGGGCAGCCTATGTCGTGCGCTTCAATCGGCTGGATACGGGCGGCAATATGTTCGCCAACTCGATTTATAATGGCTTTGTGAACCTGATTTATACCCCGGACCAGATGCAAATCATCTCGGATCGGCTCAAGCTCGACATGCCCGGTATGCAGCTCATGGAGTATGTGCGTCTTCAGCCGCAGCCGAACGATTCGCTGATCGTCATCGAGGCCGACTATTTCGATCCCACAACTGCCAGCGATCTGGTTAACACCGTGGGCCAGCAGCTTAACGCGCTGGTGGTGGAAGAGAACCGCAACTTGCAGGGCGAGGATCGCGTGAGTCTGCGGCTGAGGCCAGCGCAGCAGGCGTGGCTTGCAAAGCCGATGACGCGCATCAATATGCTGGCGGGCGGCATTCTTGGGCTGATCCTGGGCGCGCTGCTGGGGATGGTGCTCGAATACGCCGATAACACGCTCAAGAGCAGCGAAGATATTGAGCGCTACGTGCAGCTTGTCACCGTCGGGCTGATCCCAGGCGGCACGGATACGGCGAGTCGTACGCGGCCACGGCTGAGAGTTGGCACGCCTTCGCGTTCGAGCGCCGGAGAGCGATCGGCCTGATCGCTCTCGCCCTGCTCCTCTCGCCGCTCTGTCCAGGAAGCGTCACCCTGCCGACGGCAGCCTGAGCGCGATCCGCCCGCGCTCGGCCTCGACCTCCACGATCTCGACCTCGATCACATCGCCGACGCTGAGCCGCTGGCCGCGCGGCATCTGCGTGCGGTGCAGCAGACCATCGTGCTTGACGCCAATATCCACGAATGCGCCAAAATCGACGACGTTGCGCACGGTGCCGGTCAGCAGCATGCCGGGCCGCACATCTTCAAGCGAAAGAACATCGCTGCGCAGGATCGGCGCTGGCAGATCGGCGCGTGGGTCGCGGCCCGGACGCACAAGCTGCTCGAAGATGTCGATCAGCGTGGGAACGCCAGCGCCCAGCGCCGCGCTCAGCGCCTCAAGCGGCTGTGACTCGCGCAGGCTTTCGAGCGCTGTCTGCCGCTCATGCAGCGGCGTCTGCTCGTCGATTCCGGCCCGCGCCAGGATCGATCGCGCGATCGGGTAGCTCTCAGGGTGGATCGCGCTGGCGTCGAGGGGCGTGTCGCCGTCGCGGACGCGCAAAAAGCCTGCCGCCTGCTCAAACGCTTTCGGTCCCAGGCCGGAAACCTTACGCAGCGCCGCGCGGTTAGTGAAGCGTCCGTTCGTGTCGCGGTAGTTGACGATGCGCTCCGCCAGCTTGGGTCCGATCCCGGCGACATACGTCAGGAGCGCCCCCGACGCAGTGTTGAGATCGACGCCCACGCGGTTGACGACCTCCGTGACCACGCCGCCGAGCGCTTTCGCAAGCTGCGCCTGATCCACATCGTGCTGGTACAGCCCCACGCCGATCGCCTGCGGCTCGATCTTGACCAGTTCGGCTAGCGGATCTTGTGCCCGCCGCGCGATCGAAACCGCGCCGCGCAGGCTCACATCCAGCTCCGGATGCTCGGCGCGCGCCAGCGGGCTGGCGCTATAGACACTCGCGCCGGCCTCGCTCACCATCAGGTAGCGCACGGCAGCCTGCCAGCGAATCACCTCGGCGACCAGCTGCTCAGTTTCGCGGGAGGCCGTGCCGTTGCCGATCGCAATCAGCGTGACGTGATGCCGCGCGATCAGGTCGTTCAAGGTCTGGCGAGCGGCGGCGCGCTGCTGCTGCGGCGGGTGTGGGTAGATCGTCGCGGTCGTCAGCAGCTTGCCGGTCGCGTCCACGATCGCCAGCTTGCAGCCGGTGCGGAAGCCGGGATCGATGCCCAGGATCACATGCCCCGCCAGGGGCGGCTGGCTGAGCAGCGCGCGCAGGTTGCTGGCAAAGACCTGAATCGCGTGGCTCTCGGCCTGCTCGGTCAGCGCCCGCCGAACATCCCTCTCGATCGTCGGGAGCAGCAGCCGATCGGCGGCATCGGCGATAGCGAGGCTCATCTGCTCAACCAGCGGCGAGCGGCGGTCGGGCCGGAAGACGCCCGTGATCGCCGCCTGCCAGTCGCGCTCCGGCACGACGACCCGCACGCGCAGCACGCCCTCGCTCTCGCCCCGATTGATCGCCAGCACTTGATACGGGCGCAGCCGGTCGACACGCGCGCTGAACGTGTGGTAGGTCTGGTACACGCCGCGCGGATCGTCGGCTTTTTCGATCCGATCGCTGTGGAGCGTGCCCCACTGAAAGGCGCGGTCGCGAGTCTGCTGCCGCACCTGCGGATGATCGCTGATCGTCTCGGCCACGATGTCGCGCGCCCCGGCCAGCGCATCCTCCACCGTGGGCACGTCGGCGCTGAGGAACGGCGCGGCAAGCTGCTCAAGCGTCTGTGGCGTGCGAATCTGCTCCAGCATCAGATCGGCCAGAGCGTGCAGGCCGCGCTCACGGGCAATGCTGGCGCGTGTGCGGCGCTTGGCCTTGTATGGCTGGTAGAGATCTTCCAGCGCGGTGCGCGTGGCGGCGGCGAGGATCTGCGCGTGCAGCTCAGGCGTGAGCTTGCCCTGCGCCTCGATCGCGGCGACGATCGTCTGACGCCGCTCGTCCAGCGCCCGCAGCGATTCGAGCGCGCCGCCGACCGCGCGAAGCTGCTCCTCGTCCAGGCCGCCGGTGCGCTCCTTGCGGTAGCGGGCGATAAACGGCAGCGTGTTGCCGTCGTCGAAGAGCTCGATCGTGGCCGCGACCTGCTCAGGGCGCAGGTTGAGCTGTGTAGCAATCTGTTGGGCGTAGGTCATGGGCTGTTCTTTGTCCGGTCATGCTTCAATTTCTGAGGATCGTACCACACTACGTCACGATCGCCAGCGGATAAGCGTTCATCTTCGTGTGCCGAGATGCTCGCAGCCCTCACAGCGCAAACCGTGATCGCGCAAACGGCGGTTTTCGGCTATGCTTAACGCTCAGGTTATGCCGCACAAAGAGAGGGCGGCTGCGACAACTCGCCTCGATCAGGTGGACATAAGAAAGGAAGAAGGACATGCAGGTATTGGTGACAGGCGGCGCGGGCTATATCGGCTCGCACACCGCGCGGCTGCTGCGGGAGCAGGGCTACGATGTGATCGTGCTGGACAGCATGGAGTACGGCCACCCCGCTGCCGTCGGCGATGCGCCGCTGATCGAAGGCAGCACCGGCGACGAGGCGCTGCTCGATCGGCTCTTTGCTGAGCATGCGATCGACGCGGTGATCCATTTCGCGGCCTACAAAGCGCCCGGCGAGTCGATGGAGCAGCCGGAGCGCTACTTCGAGAACAACGTCTGCGCCACGCTCTCGCTGCTGCGGGCCATGCAGCGGGCGGGGATCAACTATTTCGTCTTCTCGTCCACCTGCGCGGTCTATGGCACGCCTGAGACGCTGCCGGTCAGCGAGCAAAACCCGCTCCATCCCGAAAGCCCGTACGGCGAGAGCAAGCTGATGGTCGAGCAGATGCTCAAATGGTTCGACATCTGCCACGGCCTGCGCTACGCCAGCCTGCGCTACTTCAACGCGGCGGGCGCGTCGTTCGACGCCAGGATCGGCGAGGACTGGACGCTGACGCTGAATCTGATCCCGCTGGTGATGAAGGCCGCGCTGGGCCGCAGCCCGGTGATCAAGGTCTTTGGCACCGACTACCCGACGCCCGACGGGACGGCGATCCGCGACTACATCCATGTGATCGATCTTGCCGACGCGCACATCAAGGCGCTAGAATACCTGATGCGCGAGAATCAATCGCAGATCTTCAACCTGGGCACCGGCCAAGGCTCGTCGGTGCAGGAGGTAATCGATACCGCCCGGCGCGTCAGCGGCGTCGATATTTCGGTCGAGCACACAGGCCGCCGTCCGGGCGATCCGGTCGCAATCTACGCCGATAATACCAAGGCGCGCACGCTGCTTGGCTGGCAGCCGCAGTACGGCCTGGATGAGATCGTCCAGACCGCGTGGCAGTGGCACTCGACTCATCCCGACGGATACGACACGAAGTAGCCGCTCGACGGCAGCGGCGGCACGCAGGAGCGCGCAATGTGGTGGCTGGTGCTGCTTGTGGCCTATGCGCTCGGCGCGATCCCGTTCTCATACGTGGTTGCGCGCCTGGCTGGCCGTGATCTTCGCTCGCTCGGCGACGGCAACATCGGCGCGCACAACGTGATGCGGCATGTCGGGCGTGGCTGGGGCTGGCTGGCGCTTGGCCTGGACGCGGCGAAGGGCGCGCTGGCTGTGCTGCTCGCGCTGCGCGCCGCTGGCCCCGCGTGGCTGCCTGTGGCAGCGGGCTGGTGCGCCGTGCTGGGCCATACCTACCCGCTCTGGCTGCGCTTCCGGGGCGGCAAGGGCCTGGCAACTGGCCTGGGCGTGGTGCTGGTGCTCTTTCCGGCGCTGGCCTGGCTGATCGTCGGCGGCACGCTGCTGGTGCTGCTGCTGACCCGCAACCTCGCCTTTACGGGCGTGGCGGCTGGTCTGCTGCTGACGGCAGCCGCCTGGTGGCGCGGCTACCCGCTGATCTCCGTCGCGGCGCCGATCGGAGTGCTGCTGCTGCTGGCCTGGAAACAGGTGCCGGATCTGCGGCGCATGTGGCGGGAAGCGCCCAATAAGCGCGATCTGATCCTCAACCGCTGGATTCGGGATCGCGATGCGCGGCTTTAAATCGTGTGCATGTGGATCTCAACGTCTTCTGCACGATACCAGACAGGTGATATATGCTGCAACACGTGACGATCGCGTTTCTCGGCGCGGGCATGATGGGCGAGGCGATGATCGCGGGCCTGCTCAAGGAGGAGCTGGTTCCGGCTGATCAGATCATCGCCACGGGGCCGCGCGTCGAGCGCCGGGAAGCGCTCCAGACGAAGTACGGCATTCGCGTCACCGACGACAACCGCGAGGCCGCCCACGACGCCGATGTAGTTGTGTTTGCGCTCAAGCCGCAGACGCTCCCCAAAGTCCTGCCGACGCTGCGCGGCGCGGTTCAGACCAAAGACCTGGTGCTCTCGATCATCGCGGGCGCGACGATCGCCACGTTCCGCGACACGCTGAGCCATGCCGCGATCGTGCGGGCAATGCCGAACACACCCGCGCAGATCGCCGAGGGCATGACCGTATGGACCGCCACGGAGGCGGTTTCCGAGCGGCAGCGCGGCATGGCGGCGACGATCCTGGGCGCGCTCGGCAAAGAGCACTACGTCGCCGACGAGAAGTATCTGGATATGGCGACAGCGCTGTCGGGCACCGGCCCCGCGTACTGCTTTCTGCTGCTGGAGGCGATGGTCGACGCGGGCGTACACATGGGCTTTCCCCGGCGCGTGGCGGAAGAGCTAGTGCTGCAAACGATGCATGGCTCGGTGTCGTTCGCGATGCAATCGGGCAAGCATCTCGCCGAGCTGCGCAATATGGTCACGTCGCCCGGCGGCACCACAGCCGAGGCGCTTCATGCGCTTGAGCGCGGCGGCCTGCGCACGGTGATGGCCGATGGCATCTGGGCGGCCTACCGGCGGGCACAGGAGCTAGGCGGGAAGACGAGGACGTAAGAATAAAGAACGGGCGCCGTGCGGGCGCCAGACCGGGTGCCCTTTGGGCATGGCACCCGGCGTGGTACCCCGGCCCGGGTGAGGGCCTGCAACGCGAAACTTGAAACGCGAAACTTGAAACTTGAAACTGAGGAATCTATGCAGCGCTTCAATCGTCCACGCCTGATCACCCAGGACGATCCGGCCTACCAGCGGCATGTCGCGCAGATGCTGCTTCAGCGGGCCAACCAGCGGGCGATCCGCCCACCCTCACAGCGCGATCTCTTCGGCGGCGAGGTCGAGACGGTCGTGCGCGACACGCTCGCAGCGCGCCTGACGCTCTCCGATCGGCGCATTCTGGAGTACGAGGAGCGCATCGGGCGGAGCTGGCAGCGCAAGTACCGCGAGCTGGACGCCGTGGTGCTGGATGGTCAGTCGCGGATTCATGTCTTCGAGATCAAGGCCAGCCGCAGGGCGGGCGCGCTCCACCGCGCGCTGCGGCAGCTTCGCGATACGTACGCGATCCTGGCGCTGGCGTTTCCTGGTGTCAGCGCGAGCATCGTGCTGGTGGATACCGGCATCGTCACGGCGGAGGAGCGCGATGCTCTGGCCGCCGCGCCCGACGCCCCTGAGCGCCTGCCGCAGACCTTGGACGAGGCCATCGCCGAGCACGATGAGCTGCGCCGCGTTGCTGCCCTGGACGAGCTTCAGCCTTTTCCAGCGGCGATCGAGGTGGCGGTGCTCGATGTCGAGGCGCTGATCGCGCTGGCCGGTGACAGGCCGCTCTCGCTGGATTGGGACGAGGACGAGGCAGCCGAGGCCGAGCCGCCGCCCGCCCCCGAAGAGCATTTCTACTCCACGCCCGAAGACGACGAGGCCGAGAGTCCGCTTGCCGCCGCGTTTCGCAAGGCCAATCAAGGCCGCAGGCAATAACCAAAGACGCCCATCTCTGACGAGATGAGCGTCCCCGGCCAATCGGAGGTTAGTCTTAGAAGTTATTGCGCGGGTCGCGCTGCCCAACATCGCCGTCGCGGTCGAGGTCTGCGCCCAGGCCACGCTCGGCGGCGTTGCCCAGCTTGGACGCGCCGCGCTCGATCGCGCCCTCGTCCGTGCCTGTGCGGTTGAAGCCCGTCGTGGTGCGGTCGGTGTCGGTGTAGCCAACGGTGCGCTCGCTGCTGATCTGATCGACATCGACATCCGTCCGCCGAACCGTATCCTGAATATTCTCGGTGTGCTCCTCGACATCCTTCCTGAGGTGAACTTCCTCAACCACACGCGCCTGTTTGTCGACGATCGCTTCCTCGGAGCGCTCGCGGACCTCGAAGGTGCCTTCCTGAAGGTTTGCTAGGTCGGCATCCGAGACTGGGCGATCGACCGGCTTGCGATGCACGTCGACCCGCTCCTCGCGCAGTGTCACCTGCTCGTTGACCGGCGTTTCCTCGATGCGGGTGTTGACCCGCACGCCGCCGCCCTCGACCTCGCGCTTGCCGATGCGCAGCTCTTCCTCGATGATCGGAATCTTGGCTTCGCCGCCGTGTTCGAGGTTGGTGCTGCTGTAGCCGGTGCGCGTCGTGTCGAAGTCAGTGCCGCTCACATTGGTCGTGCTGCCATACGCCGTGCCCGCCGTTCGGCTCCTGTCGAAGTCGGTGTAGGGCGTGGCGCTCTCGTCGAAGCGCGACCAGCCGCTCTGGCGATACGTGCTGCCGCGCTCGTCGATATCGACGACGTTGTGGCGATCCATGATGTCGGCTGCGCGATTGGCCTCGTCATCCGTCGCGACCTGCACCGCGACGAGCGCGCCGCCACGGCGAATGCCCTCGGCGTACACATGGGCGTCTTCCTCAGGAATGCCCGCGCCCACCAGCGCGCCTACCAGACCACCGGCTGCCGCGCCAATGCCAGCGCCTACCGCAGTCGTGCCGAGCGCTGTCGCCAGCGTGCCCGCCGCCACCACCGGGCCGATGCCGGGGATCGCCAGCGCGCCAAGGCCGACCAGCAGACCGGCCAGACCGCCGAGCACCGCGCCGCCGGTCGCGCCGATGCCAGCGCCTTCCGCAGCTTCCGTGTCGTCCGCTGTGGTGTAGCTCGTGTTGTCCATACTGTAGCGGTTGTCCGCATTGTTGGCGACAAAGCTAATGTCGCCGCTGGGGAACCCCGCGTCACGCAGATCACGAACTGCCGCTTCCGCATCGCTCATGTTGTCGAACAGACCTACAACGTTCTTAGCCATACCTCTTCCTTCCCTTCCGGTTATCCACCGTTAAGATGTCGTTGTGCCTCTCTTCTCATCATGGGCT
This window of the Herpetosiphonaceae bacterium genome carries:
- a CDS encoding class I SAM-dependent methyltransferase, with the protein product MAQADYEYSGLMAQAWDLLRGDTSTWPDRFFFLELIQQSGQPVLDVGCGTGRLLLDYLAQGIDVDGMDNSPEMLALCRQKAERLGLAPRLHEQTMESLALPRTYRTILVPSSSLQLLLDPALVAQAMQRFFAHLEPGGILTAPFMTLWSAGEPLEGEWEKSAVRPEDGATIRRVARARFDPATECEDTEDLYQVLVDGTIVAQEQHHRAPATRSYTQAQARTLFERAGFVDVRLYHEFSFEPVMPQDRLFTVVGRRPSDD
- a CDS encoding Wzz/FepE/Etk N-terminal domain-containing protein, with the translated sequence MQLKDYVNIIRRQWWIIALVAVAGVVSAYGFSKLQTPMYRSRAAYVVRFNRLDTGGNMFANSIYNGFVNLIYTPDQMQIISDRLKLDMPGMQLMEYVRLQPQPNDSLIVIEADYFDPTTASDLVNTVGQQLNALVVEENRNLQGEDRVSLRLRPAQQAWLAKPMTRINMLAGGILGLILGALLGMVLEYADNTLKSSEDIERYVQLVTVGLIPGGTDTASRTRPRLRVGTPSRSSAGERSA
- a CDS encoding Tex family protein, translating into MTYAQQIATQLNLRPEQVAATIELFDDGNTLPFIARYRKERTGGLDEEQLRAVGGALESLRALDERRQTIVAAIEAQGKLTPELHAQILAAATRTALEDLYQPYKAKRRTRASIARERGLHALADLMLEQIRTPQTLEQLAAPFLSADVPTVEDALAGARDIVAETISDHPQVRQQTRDRAFQWGTLHSDRIEKADDPRGVYQTYHTFSARVDRLRPYQVLAINRGESEGVLRVRVVVPERDWQAAITGVFRPDRRSPLVEQMSLAIADAADRLLLPTIERDVRRALTEQAESHAIQVFASNLRALLSQPPLAGHVILGIDPGFRTGCKLAIVDATGKLLTTATIYPHPPQQQRAAARQTLNDLIARHHVTLIAIGNGTASRETEQLVAEVIRWQAAVRYLMVSEAGASVYSASPLARAEHPELDVSLRGAVSIARRAQDPLAELVKIEPQAIGVGLYQHDVDQAQLAKALGGVVTEVVNRVGVDLNTASGALLTYVAGIGPKLAERIVNYRDTNGRFTNRAALRKVSGLGPKAFEQAAGFLRVRDGDTPLDASAIHPESYPIARSILARAGIDEQTPLHERQTALESLRESQPLEALSAALGAGVPTLIDIFEQLVRPGRDPRADLPAPILRSDVLSLEDVRPGMLLTGTVRNVVDFGAFVDIGVKHDGLLHRTQMPRGQRLSVGDVIEVEIVEVEAERGRIALRLPSAG
- the galE gene encoding UDP-glucose 4-epimerase GalE, with translation MQVLVTGGAGYIGSHTARLLREQGYDVIVLDSMEYGHPAAVGDAPLIEGSTGDEALLDRLFAEHAIDAVIHFAAYKAPGESMEQPERYFENNVCATLSLLRAMQRAGINYFVFSSTCAVYGTPETLPVSEQNPLHPESPYGESKLMVEQMLKWFDICHGLRYASLRYFNAAGASFDARIGEDWTLTLNLIPLVMKAALGRSPVIKVFGTDYPTPDGTAIRDYIHVIDLADAHIKALEYLMRENQSQIFNLGTGQGSSVQEVIDTARRVSGVDISVEHTGRRPGDPVAIYADNTKARTLLGWQPQYGLDEIVQTAWQWHSTHPDGYDTK
- a CDS encoding glycerol-3-phosphate acyltransferase — its product is MWWLVLLVAYALGAIPFSYVVARLAGRDLRSLGDGNIGAHNVMRHVGRGWGWLALGLDAAKGALAVLLALRAAGPAWLPVAAGWCAVLGHTYPLWLRFRGGKGLATGLGVVLVLFPALAWLIVGGTLLVLLLTRNLAFTGVAAGLLLTAAAWWRGYPLISVAAPIGVLLLLAWKQVPDLRRMWREAPNKRDLILNRWIRDRDARL
- the proC gene encoding pyrroline-5-carboxylate reductase produces the protein MLQHVTIAFLGAGMMGEAMIAGLLKEELVPADQIIATGPRVERREALQTKYGIRVTDDNREAAHDADVVVFALKPQTLPKVLPTLRGAVQTKDLVLSIIAGATIATFRDTLSHAAIVRAMPNTPAQIAEGMTVWTATEAVSERQRGMAATILGALGKEHYVADEKYLDMATALSGTGPAYCFLLLEAMVDAGVHMGFPRRVAEELVLQTMHGSVSFAMQSGKHLAELRNMVTSPGGTTAEALHALERGGLRTVMADGIWAAYRRAQELGGKTRT
- a CDS encoding YsnF/AvaK domain-containing protein, which produces MAKNVVGLFDNMSDAEAAVRDLRDAGFPSGDISFVANNADNRYSMDNTSYTTADDTEAAEGAGIGATGGAVLGGLAGLLVGLGALAIPGIGPVVAAGTLATALGTTAVGAGIGAAAGGLVGALVGAGIPEEDAHVYAEGIRRGGALVAVQVATDDEANRAADIMDRHNVVDIDERGSTYRQSGWSRFDESATPYTDFDRSRTAGTAYGSTTNVSGTDFDTTRTGYSSTNLEHGGEAKIPIIEEELRIGKREVEGGGVRVNTRIEETPVNEQVTLREERVDVHRKPVDRPVSDADLANLQEGTFEVRERSEEAIVDKQARVVEEVHLRKDVEEHTENIQDTVRRTDVDVDQISSERTVGYTDTDRTTTGFNRTGTDEGAIERGASKLGNAAERGLGADLDRDGDVGQRDPRNNF